Part of the Sulfuricella denitrificans skB26 genome is shown below.
GCACCGGATGCAGTGAGTGCAGCGCAGCTCAAGGGATTTTTCGATACGGTGCAGCGTCTGAATGCGGATGGACGCATCCTTGCCTATCATGACCGTTCCGATGGCGGACTGCTTGCCACCCTGTGCGAGATGATGTTCGCCGGTCATTGCGGCGTGACGGTCGATCTGGACGAATTGTGCCTCGACCGCATCCGCTACGACGCCGAGCTGAGTGGGAAAGAACCGGTGGTGCCGCCTGGTGGCTACACCGATCGCATCTTCGGCGTGCTGTTCAGCGAGGAACTGGGTGCTGTGCTGCAGGTAAAGCGAAGCGACACGGCTGCGGTGATGGAAGCGTTTTTTGCCACTGGCCTGCGCGGCGAGTTGCACGTCATTGGCACGCTGAATCGGGATGACCGTCTGCTCGTCCAGCGCAACAACAAGGAAATCCTGGGCATGCCGCGCATCGAGCTGCAGCGCACCTGGTCGGAAACCACCAGCCGGATGCAATCCTTACGCGATAACCCGGAGTGCGCACAGCAGGAATACGCAAGCATTCTGGATGCCGGTGACCCTGGCCTGCATGCGGCCTTGAGCTTCGACCTTAACGACAATGTCGCCGCGCCATTCATTGCCCTCTCTCCTAACTCTCTCCCGGGGGGAGAGAGGGACGAAGTCTCGCTTCGCGAGGTTCACATAATTGGCAGCCGTCCGCGCATGGCGATCTTGCGTGAGCAGGGCGTCAATGGCCAGGTAGAAATGGGCGCCGCCTTCGACCGCGCCGGTTTCGAGGCGGTGGACGTGCACATGAGCGACATCATTGAAGGACGCGTTGCCCTAAAGGATTTTCATGGCCTTGCCGCCTGCGGCGGTTTTTCCTTCGGCGACGTGCTCGGCGCCGGGGAGGGTTGGGCCAAGTCGATCCTGTTTAATGCCCGTGCCAGAGACGAGTTCGAGTCGTTCTTCCAGCGCAGCGACACTTTCGCCCTGGGCGTGTGCAACGGCTGCCAGATGATGAGCAATCTTCACGCCATCATTCCCGGCGCGGAAAGCTGGCCGCATTTCGTGCGCAACAAGTCGGAGCAGTTCGAGGCGCGCTTCGTCATGGTGGAGGTGACCCCAAGCCCATCCTTGTTCCTCGATGGCATGGTCGGCAGTCGCATGCCGATCGTAGTGGCGCACGGCGAGGGTTACGCCGAATTCGGCAGCGAGCAGCAGATGAACTCGGCCCAGGTGGCGCTACGCTACGTCGACAATCGCGGTCAGCCAACCGGGGGTTATCCGGCCAACCCGAATAGTTCTCCCCGGGGCATAACCGGCCTGACCACGCCAGACGGGCGCTTCACCATCATGATGCCGCACCCCGAGCGAGTCTTCCGCTCCGTGCAGCATTCCTGGCATCCCGCGGCATGGCTCGAGGACGGACCGTGGATGCGGATGTTCCGCAATGCGAGGAAATGGGTGGGGTAATCTCTGCGGGTTCTGAAATGAACAAGGGCGCCAGTGGCGCCCTTGTTCATTGTTGCGGTGCTTGTTACGTTACTTTTTAGCAGCTGCCGTATCTGCCGTTTCTTCAATCTTGGCCTTGGCGCGCAAGTCGGAGATCATTTTGTCGATTTGCTGCTGTTGCGCGCGCTGGCGCAGGTTCTGTTTCACCTCGTCGAAGGGTGGCGCCTGCATCGTGCGTGAGTCCTCGAGCTTGATGATATGGTAGCCGAACTGGCTCTTCACGGGTTCGGTGGTGTACTGGCCTTTTTGCAGCTTGGTCATGGCATCGCTGAATTCTGGCACGAAATTGGCCGGTGCGGCCCATCCCAGATCCCCACCCTTAGCCTTGGAGCCCGGGTCTTTCGATTTTTCAGCCAGTTTCTCGAATTTCTCGCCTTTTTTCAGCTTGGCAATGATGTCTTTCGCATCGGCTTCTTTTTCCACCAGGATGTGGCGCGCATGGTATTCCTTGTCGCCCATCTGGGACTTGATTTTGTCGTAATCGGCTTTCAATACATCATCGCCGATTGGATTATTCTTGATGTAGTCCTGCAGGTAGGCGCGGATCAGAATGGTCTGCCGTGCGAGGTCGATCTGGGTGTTTACCTCGGCCGATTTGTCCATACCCTTTTTGAGCGCTTCCTGGGCAACGACTTCCTCGATGATCAGTTTTTCACGAATATTTTTCCGTACTTCAGGGGTGTCCGGTTGGCCTTGCTGCTGGCTTTGCTGGAGCAGAAAGTTAAAGCGCGCCTGGCTGATCTGGGCGCCGTTTACAGTGGCAATGGCTGCTGTAGCACTGACAGCGGGTACCGCGGCGGATTTGTCGCCATCCTGGGCGTTGCACGAAGCGAGGGTGAGCATGCTGCCGATAGAGACTGCAAGAATTCGAGATTTGTATGAAAACATCAATGACATCCTTTGGTTAAAAAAACTGGGTAAGGTTGATTATAGTCTATTTAATTCTCGCCGGGAGTGTACGCTTTTATGCTTATGGCGTGAATCTCATTTTGCAACATTTCTCCCAGCAACTCGTTGATCATGCGGTGTCTGGCTATCAGAGATTTGTCGGCGAACTGGGTTGAAACGATAGTCAGACGGTAGTGTCCACCGCCACCCTTGGCGCCTTCATGGCCGGCATGCCGGGCGCTTTCATCTTCGATTTCCAGACGTTCCGGGGAAAGCGGGGCGAGTCGTTCACGAATTTTTTCAGGTGTGCTCATGCAGGCAGTACTTTCTTGAATGGTTTAACAGTAACTCGTGAGAAAACCCCGGCCGAGACGTAAGGGTCGGCCTCGGCCCAGGCGCGCGCAGCTTCCAGAGATTCGAATTCGGCCACGATCAGGCTACCCGAGAAGCCGGCTGGGCCTGGGTTGGGGCTGTCGATCGCGGGAAATGGGCCTGCCAGCAATAGTCGCCCATTTTGTTGCAAGGCATCCAGTCGGGCGAGGTGCGCAGGGCGGGCGGTCAGTCGTTTTTCCAGGCTGTCCAGTGCGTCATCGCCGATAATGGCATACAGCATTACTGGACATCCTTGTCTTCTTCAATGTATTTTGCCAGCAACAAGCCCTGTCCGAGGACAAATACCAGCATCAGACCAAGGATGCCGAACAATTTGAAGTTGACCCAGGTGTCGGTAGAAAAGTTGAAAGCCACGTACAGGTTGACGAATCCGACTACCGTAAAAAAGGTGGCCCAGCCCAGATTCAATCTATTCCAGATATTTTCCGGCAGAACCATCTGTTTTCCCATCATGGCTTTAATCAGGTTTTTTCTGAAGGCGATCTGGCTGATCAGCAGCACGCTGGCGAACAGCCAGTAGAGTACGGTCGGTTTCCACTTGATGAAGGTTTCATCGTGCAGGAGCAGGGTCGCGCCGCCGAATACCGTAATGATCGCCAGGCTGATCCACAGCATCTTGTCTGCCTTGCCGTGACGGAAATGTACCCAGCCGATTTGGCCGAACGTGGCTACTATCGCGACAGCGGTGGCAATCAGGATAGGCAGCTGCTTCGTGTCCGCCAGATAACCGATCGAGGCGGTCAGCGCTGCAACCTGGTCAGGATATGCCCCCGCAAGTTTGAACGCACCAAAAAACAGGATGATGGGAAACAGGTCGAAAAGGAATTTCATCAGGGCTGGTCGTATTACGCATCATTTCATCGAGACCCGTATTTTGCTATGATTCGGGTTGTTTTAACAAGCCTGCCATAAATGTCTTCCGTTATTGACCTGCATAGTCACTCAACCATTTCCGATGGTTTGTTCACCCCTTCCGAGCTGGTTCGGCGCGCAGACGCCCAAGGCGTCAGGGTGCTGGCGCTGACCGACCATGACGATGTCGCCGGACTGGACGAGGCGCGCGCGGCAGCGATTGAGGCTGGCATTGCGCTGGTCAATGGCGTTGAAATTTCGGTAACCTGGAATAAACGCAGCGTTCACATCGTAGGTTTGCGCATCGATCCCGCATACGAGCCACTGCAAAATGGTTTGGCAGTGATTCGTGCCGGTCGCGGCGAACGGGCAATCCGCATCGCAGCCGGGTTGGAAAAGGCCGGTATCCCGGGCAGCCTGGAAGGCGCTTACGCCTATGCTGCCAATCCAGGCATCATCAGCCGTACCCACTTTGCCCGCTTTCTGGTGGCAAAGGGCATTGTCAAGGATACTCGTACTGTGTTCAAAAAATACCTGGTCAAAGGTAAGCCGGGTTATGTGGAGCACTGCTGGGCCGATTTTGCCGATGCCATCGGCTGGATTTGCGCAAGCGGCGGGATTGCGGTGCTCGCTCATCCCGGCCGCTACGATTTGGGCAGGACCAATCTGGACAGCCTGATCGCCGATTTCAAGGAGGTCGGTGGTGAGGCGATCGAAGTGGTGACGGGCAACCATACCGCCAATCAGTTCATTCAATTTGCCAACTACGCCAAGGAATTCGATTTGATGTCTTCCTGCGGCTCCGATTTTCACGGTGTCGGCGAAAGCTACATGGATCTGGGTCGTTTGCCTGCATTGCCTCCTGGCTGCAAGCCGGTGTGGCACAATTGGCCGGAGATGGCGAGTGCTGAGTCGGCACTTGCTCAACACTCAACACTCAGTACTCAGGACTGAACGATCATGTCCCAGTTTTTTGTTATTCATCCCGAAAATCCGCAGTTGCGCCTGATTCACCAGACGGTGGAAATCATCCGCAACGGTGGTGTAATTGCCTATCCGACCGACGCCAGCTACGCTCTGGGCTGCGGACTGGGCGACAGAGAGGCGCAGCAGCGCATCCGCGCGATCCGTGGCGTGGATGAAGATCATCCGCTGACCCTGGTCTGCCGCGATCTGGCCGAGATCTCCGTGTATGCCAAAGTGGACAACCGCCAGTTCCGGCTGCTAAAGGCGAATACGCCGGGCTGCTACACTTTCATCCTGGAAGCGACGCGGGAGGTGCCGAAGAGATTACAGCACCCGAAGCGCAAGACTATTGGCCTGCGCGTACCAGATCATCCGATTCTCCAGGCGCTGCTGGCCGAGTTGGGCGGGCCGTTGCTGAGTACGACCCTGCAATTGCCCGGGGATGAGCAGCCGCTCAATGACCCTTATGATATTCGCGACTTGCTCGAACGTCAGGTTGATCTGGTTGTGGATGGTGGCTATGGTGATGTGGACACCACCACCGTGATCGATCTGAGCGGTGAGACGCCGGTGCTACTTCGGGCGGGCAAGGGCGATATCCATCCCTTTGGACTGGAAGAAGAATAAATGGAATTGAATATCGTACAACAGGTTGCCGTTTATGCCTTGCCGGTAGTATTTGCCATCACCCTGCACGAGGCGGCACATGGCTACGTCGCAAAGCACTTCGGTGATACCACCGCCTACATGCTGGGACGGGTGAGCATGAACCCGCTACGCCATATCGACCCGATCGGCACCGTTCTTATTCCCCTCCTGACCATGTTTCTGGGCGGTATCCTGTTTGGCTGGGCCAAGCCGGTGCCGGTGAATTTCAACCATTTGCGCAATCCGAAGAAGGATATGCTGTGGGTGGCTCTGGCCGGTCCAGGCGCAAACTTGGCCATGGCGCTCGGCTGGGCAGTGGTGATGAAGCTTGCCAATATGATGCCGGACAGTCCATTTTCCTTGCCAATGGCGCTGATGGGCATGGCCGGGATAAATATCAATATCGTGCTGATGGTGCTTAATTTGCTGCCGTTACTGCCGCTGGATGGTGGTCGCATCGCCGTCAGCCTGTTGCCTGGGCGGCTGGCCTACCGCTATTCCATGCTGGAACCTTACGGCATGATTTTGCTGGTGATTCTGCTGTTCAGCGGCGTGCTGGGCGCGATTATCGGGCCGCTGATTCACGTGACAAAATCGTTGATATTGCTGCTATTCGGTATTTGACTAACGGTCATGGCGAACCGCTGCCACAATTGATGTAATAGCATTCGCCCTGACCGTTTCCCTCTCTCCTAACTCTCTCCCGGAGGGTGAGAGGGACGAGGTATCGCTTCGCGAGTTTTACTTTAAGAAAGAACTTAAGAACATGTTTACTGAACGCGTTTTGTCCGGCATGCGCCCAACCGGTAGCCTGCATCTGGGTCATTACCACGGCGTGCTGAAAAACTGGATCAAGCTGCAGCATGAATACGAGTGCTTGTTTTTTGTTGCTGACTGGCATGCGCTGACTACCCATTACGACACGCCAGGCATTATCGAACAGAGCGTCTGGGATATGGTGATCGACTGGCTCGCCGCGGGCGTGGACCCGTCCCGTGCGACCCTGTTTATCCAGTCGCGCGTGCCAGAACACGCTGAACTTCATCTGCTGCTGTCGATGATGACGCCGCTGGGGTGGCTGGAGCGGATGCCAACCTACAAGGACCAGCAGGAAAAGCTCAGTGGTAAGGATTTGAGTACCTATGGCTTTCTTGGCTACCCGCTGTTGCAGGCGGCGGATATCCTTATCTACCGCGCCAACCAGGTGCCGGTGGGCGAGGATCAGGTGCCACACATCGAGTTTACGCGCGAGTTGGCGCGGCGCTTCAACCATCTCTACGGACGTGAGCCGGGTTTCGAGGAAAAGGCCGAAGCCGCAGTCAAGAAGCTTGGCGGCAAGCGCGCCAAGCTCTATGAGGAACTGCGCACGCGCTATCAGCAGGAAGGTGACGAGAAGGCGCTTGAGTCAGCACGGGCCTTGCTTAATGACCAGCAGAACCTGTCTTTGGGCGACCGCGAGCGGCTGTTCGGCTATCTCGAAGGTGGCGGCAAGATGATCCTGGCAGAGCCTCAGGCGCTACTCACTGCGGCTTCAAAAATGCCGGGGCTGGATGGGCAGAAGATGTCGAAGTCCTACAACAACACCATTTCCCTGCGCGAGGATGAAGACAGCGTGGCAAAGAAAATCCGCACCATGCCGACCGATCCAGCACGTATTCGGCGCACCGACCCCGGCACGCCAGAGAAATGTCCGGTTTGGCAGTTTCATTTGGTCTATTCTGAAGAAAGTCGAAAAGAATGGGTGCAGCAGGGCTGCACGACCGCCGGCATCGGCTGTCTGGAATGCAAACAACCGGTAATCGACGCGGTGCTGGAAGAGCAAAGGCCGATGCGCGAACGGGCGCAGATGTACATGGACGATCCCACCCAGGTGCGCAACATCATTTCTGATGGTTGTGAAAAGGCGCGCGAACTGGCATTCGAAACCATGCGCGATGTTCGCGAAGCGATGGGGTTGAATTACGGCTAGATTAGCGCCATGTTAGAGGCATCATGCCGAGAAAAAAGAAAACCACGCTAGACCAGGAACTCCTCGAAGGTGAGGTTCTACGTTCCACGGATGCCGGAGAGGACGCCACACCGCTGGTTCCTGCCGGCATTTATCCCACTACGCTTTACTTGTTGCCCCTGTCGGAGCGCCCATTTTTTCCGGCACAGAGCCTGCCGTTGCTAATGAACGAGGGGCCGTGGCTGGAAACGGTGAAGAAGATCGGTGAAACGCCGCAGCAGATGGCAGGTATTATCCTGGTCAATCTTCCTCATACTGAAGGCGCCACACCAGAGGATTTCTACTCTATCGGCACGCTAGTGCGCATGCATCACCCGGTACGAGCCGAAGGCAAGATCCAGTTTATTGCCGAGGGCCAGAGCCGCTTTCGTATCGTCAAGTGGCTTTCCAGCAAGCCACCCTATGTGGTGCAGGTTGAATACCCTTCTGAAATCGCGCGCAACGAGGATGAGCTGAAAGCGTACGCAATGGCGATCATCAACACCATCAAGGAGTTGATGCCCCTCAACCCGCTGTATAGTGAGGAACTCAAGTTCTTCCTCAACCGTTTCAGCCCGAATGAACCGTCGCTGCTGGCCGATTTTGCTGCTTCCCTGACGACTGCCTCGAAAGAGGAATTGCAGTCGGTGATGGATGCCTTCAACCTGCGCCGCCGCATGGAGAAGGTGCTGGTGCTGATCAAAAAAGAGCTTGAGGTCGCCAAGCTGCAGTCGCAGATCCGCGAGCAGGTCGAGCAGAAGATGACCAAGCAGCAGCGCGAGTTTTTCCTGCGCGAGCAACTCAAGGAAATTCAGAAAGAGCTAGGCCTGGCCAAGGACGACAAAACCGCTGACGTCGAACGCTTCAGGGAGCGACTGGCCAAGCTGAAGCTTTCCGATTCGGCGAAAAAACGTGTCGATGAGGAGATGCAGAAGCTTTCGGTACTTGAATCCGGCTCGCCGGAATATGCGGTGACGCGTAACTACCTCGATTGGCTGAGCCAGCTGCCGTGGGGTAAATTCTCTAAAGACAAGCTCGATCTGGCGCGTGCGCGCAAAATTCTCGACCACGATCATGATGGTCTCGACGACGTCAAGGAGCGCATTGTCGAATTCCTTGCCGTGGGTTCGCTCAAAGGCGAAATTGCCGGTTCCATTATTTTGCTGGTGGGGCCGCCCGGTGTGGGCAAGACTTCTATCGGGCGATCCATCGCCAATGCCTTGGGACGAAAATTCTACCGTTTCTCTCTGGGTGGCATGCGCGACGAAGCCGAGATCAAAGGCCACCGCCGTACCTACATCGGCGCCATGCCTGGCAAGTTCGTCCAGGCGATCAAGGAATGTGGCGTGACCAACCCGGTGATCATGCTCGACGAGATCGACAAAATCGGCGCTTCTTATCAGGGAGACCCAGCCTCGGCGCTGCTGGAAGTGCTCGATCCCGAGCAGAACGTCGATTTCCTGGATCACTACCTGGACGTGCGTTTCGACCTGTCCAAGGTACTTTTCATTTGCACCGCCAACCAACTCGATACCATTCCCGCGCCGCTACTGGACCGGATGGAGACGATTCGCCTGTCCGGCTACATCACTGCCGAGAAGGTGAAGATTGCCAAACACCATCTGTGGCCCAAGCAGCTCAAGAAAGCAGGGCTGAAGCGCGGCGATCTGACCATTACCGAAGCCGCTTTGAAGCGCGTCATCGAGGGCTTTGCGCGTGAGGCCGGGGTGCGAAACCTGGAAAAACAGCTAGGCAGCATGGTACGCAAGGCGGTGGTTAAGATCGTCGGCGGCGAGGAGCAACCAATTCGCCTGGGCGTCGATGAGGTTGAAGAATATCTGGGCAAGCCGGTGTTCATACCGGAAAAGCCGATCACCGGCATCGGTGTGGTAACGGGCCTGGCCTGGACGGCGATGGGCGGTGCCACGCTGTCGATCGAAGCAACCCTGGTGCATACTAAGAACCGGGGTTTCAAAATGACCGGCAAGCTCGGCGAGGTGATGCGCGAATCGGCTGAGATCGCCTACAGTTACATCTCATCGCACCTCAAGGTGTTCAAGGGTAACCCTGCATTCTTCGACGAAGCCTTCGTCCACTTGCATGTGCCGGAAGGCGCGACGCCCAAGGACGGTCCGAGCGCGGGCGTCACTATGGCCACCGCGCTATTGTCTCTGGCGCGCCACGAGAAAATTTCCCGTCCGCTCGCCATGACTGGCGAACTGACCTTGACCGGTGAAGTGCTGGCTATCGGTGGGCTGCGCGAGAAGGTGATTGCGGCGCGGCGCATCCGCATTACAGAGTTGATCTTCCCGGAAGCCAACCGGCGCGATTTTGACGAGCTGCCGGATCATATAAAGGAAGGCGTGACGGCGCATTTTGTGAGACAATTCAAAGATGTGGTGAAGATTGTGTTTGGTTAAAGGTCACCCCTTAAACCGCAGAGGACGCGGAGGACGCGGAAGTTAAAGGCAGGGAGGGTTTTCCTCCGCGTCCTCTGCGATGAGAATGAATGTCTGTAATTGATGAAACCCACGTTGTCCGCATCCACGGTGAGCCGCTCACCGAGATGCCGCATGATCTCTACATTCCACCCGAAGCGCTCGAGGTTTTTCTCGAAACTTTCGAAGGCCCACTTGATCTCCTGCTGTACCTGATCCGTCGCCAGAATCTGGATGTCCTCAATATCCAGATGGCAGAGCTGACACGGCAGTACATGCACTATGTTGAAATGATGCATGCAGGACAACTAGAGCTGGCTTCCGAATATCTGCTGATGGCGGCGCTGCTGATCGAGATCAAGTCGCGCATGCTGCTGCCGCGCCGCGACGAAAGTACCGAGGACGAAACCGATCCGCGCGCCGAGCTGGTGAGAAGGTTGCTGGAATATGAGCAGATGAAGCTGGCGGCACAGCGACTGGATGAACTTCCCATCGCCGGGCGCGATTTCGCTCTGGTTCAGGTGTGGCTGGAGCAGGCAGCGGCAAAGCGCTTGCCGGAAGTCAGCCTGGATGATCTGAAACAGGCCTGGCTGGGCGTGCTGGCTCGTGCCAGGGTCAATCGCCATCATAAGGTGAGCCGTGAGGAGCTATCGGTGCGCGAACACATGAGCCGCCTTCTGCGCCACCTGAAGGATGAGCGCTTCGCCGAGTTTGGTGCGCTGTTCGACCCGTCACGCGGTGTGCCGGAACTGGTGGTGACCTTTCTCGCCGTGCTGGAACTGGTGCGGGAGTCCTTGGTGGTGGTCACCCAGCAGGAACCTTTCGCACTAATTTATGTGAAACTGAACCATGCAGACACCTAATTTGAAAGAGATTAAACTGGTGCTGGAAACCGCTCTGTTGGTAGGTCAGGAGCCGCTTTCCCTGCATGAGTTGAAAAAGCTCTTCGACTTTGAGTTGAACACGGATATTTTGCGCAAACTATTGGAAGAGCTGCGCCAGGACTGGACGGGGCGGGGCGTCGAGCTGGTCAGCGTAGCGAGTGGCTGGCGCTTCCAGGCGCGTGTCGAATATCAGAAACATCTCGACCGCCTCAATCCGGAAAAGCCGCCGCGCTATTCCCGCGCGGTCATGGAAACCCTGGCGATCATTGCTTACAAGCAGCCGGTGACGCGTGGTGATATAGAGGATATTCGCGGCGTTACGGTCAGCAGCCAGGTGATCAAGACGCTGGAAGAGCGTGGCTGGATTGATGCGGTGGGCCATCGCGACGTACCGGGCCGGCCGGCACTATTTGCCACTACCAGACAAATGCTCGACGATCTCGGATTGCGCTCGTTGGAGGAGTTGCCACAGATGGAACAGACCGACGTGAATTTACTTGCAACATCTAACGAATAACGGAAAGCAGGACGATATGCCAGATAAGAAGGATTCCACCGGACCGCGCTCCGATTCACCGCCAAGGAAGAAAGCGAGCAACCAGGAATTCCGTGGTGGCAAGAAGACGCCGTTTCGCAAGCCACTGAAGGCACAAAGCGAAGAGAAACCCGCCAGAGAGGAGGAAGTTCCCGCTCCTATCTACGTCCATGAAGTTGAGGAAAGCGATGACGTCGCTGAAAAATTAGGCACGCCGCGTGGGCGCCGAGGTCTACCTACGCAGAAGTTGCAGAAGATTCTGGCACAGGCTGGATTGGGTTCGCGCCGCGACATGGAAGAACTTATCAAGGCTGGACGGGTTACGGTCAATGGTCAGGTGGCCGAACTGGGCGCGCGCATCAGCGATGAGGACATGGTGCGAGTGGATCGCAAGAACGTCCGGGTTCGCGCGGCGGGCAAGATGCCGCGCATCATGCTCTACCATAAGCCGGAAGGCGAGATCGTCAGTCGTGACGACCCGGAAGGCCGCGCCAGCGTGTTCGATCGTCTGCCGCAGATGAGAACATCGAAATGGATTGCCATCGGGCGCCTGGACTTCAACACCAGCGGCCTGCTGATTTTTACCACCTCCGGCGAACTGGCCAATCATTTGATGCACCCGCGTTTCGAAGTGGAGCGTGAATACGCAGTGCGCACCTTGGGCACGCTCACACCCGAGCAGTTGACGCAACTTACGGCGGGGATCGAGCTTGAGGACGGCACGGCAAATTTCGATACGATTTCCGACCAAGGCGGTGAAGGCATCAACCACTGGTACCGTGTCGTCTTGCGTGAGGGCCGTAACCGCGAGGTGCGGCGCATGTTCGAAGCAGTCGGCCTGACTGTCAGCCGGTTGATGCGGGTGCGTTTCGGTGCGATCAACCTGCCGCCGCGCCTGAAACGCGGGCAAACCATGGAGCTGGATCCGCTACAGGTGCGTCAGATACTGAAATGGGCGGGGATCGAAGCTCCCACCATCGCAGACAAACAGTCGCGCCCAGACGAGGAGAAGAGAGTCAGCCGGATCAGGTCACACCCGCCTGTGGCACCAGAAAAACCGGCTCGCCGTCCAGTACGCAAAGCGCCGCCATCCCGCTGATTTTCTGAGCGCTGGGTAAGGTTGAGACACAAACCTTGCCTGATCCTACTTATATTTGCGCGGAATCAATGGGGTGATGCAATCAACTCAAGATCAACAGAGCCCATTGATTCAAACTCCTCACAACATAAAAAAGCCAGCGAAGTTCGCTGGCTCGAGATCATCACTATAAATTCAGTG
Proteins encoded:
- the rluB gene encoding 23S rRNA pseudouridine(2605) synthase RluB, with the protein product MPDKKDSTGPRSDSPPRKKASNQEFRGGKKTPFRKPLKAQSEEKPAREEEVPAPIYVHEVEESDDVAEKLGTPRGRRGLPTQKLQKILAQAGLGSRRDMEELIKAGRVTVNGQVAELGARISDEDMVRVDRKNVRVRAAGKMPRIMLYHKPEGEIVSRDDPEGRASVFDRLPQMRTSKWIAIGRLDFNTSGLLIFTTSGELANHLMHPRFEVEREYAVRTLGTLTPEQLTQLTAGIELEDGTANFDTISDQGGEGINHWYRVVLREGRNREVRRMFEAVGLTVSRLMRVRFGAINLPPRLKRGQTMELDPLQVRQILKWAGIEAPTIADKQSRPDEEKRVSRIRSHPPVAPEKPARRPVRKAPPSR